The DNA region GTGGATGATGGAGCACGTGCGCGCGGCGGCGGACAACGCGGGCCGCGACCCTGGGTCGATCAAATTCTGCGTTGCGGCTCCCGCGTATGTCACCGGCGCGCACGGGGACGTGGAACATGCCCGCGAGCAGTGCCGTTGGTTCGGCGCGATGGTCGGCAATCATGTCGCCGACATCGTCGAGCGGTACGGGGCCGGCGGGGCGGCGGTCCCAAAAGCGTTGTCGGACTATGTCGCGTCCCGCGAAAGCTACGACTACAACCAGCACGGCCAGGCGGGCAACACCCACGCGCAGTACGTCCCCGACTCGATCGTGGACCGGTTCTGCTTGCTCGGCGGCCCTGAGGAGCACATTGCGCGGCTGCGCGAGTACCAGGATCTCGGCGTCGACCAGTTCGCCCTGTATTTGCAGCATGACGCGCCGACGGAGACGTTGCGGGCCTACGGGGAGAAGATCCTCCCGGCCCTGCGCGAGGACAAAGCTCTCGGTTGACCAAGGAGGCCTGCGGTGCGTGAGACAGCGAGAAGTCTTGTGGACTTGGTGACGCGTGTGTCTGTCGGATATTTGTTCGTCAGCGGCGCGCTCGACCACAAGATCACGGGCACGAGGTTCGTGCGCTCGTTCCAGGATTGGGGGTTCCCGCAGCCGCAGTTGCTGGCCCCGGCAGTGGGCTGGTGCGAGTTGGTCTTCGGGGCGCTTTTGGCTCTCGGCGCGTTCTCGCGCCTGTCCGCCTCGGTCCTCGCCGCTGTCATGGTGGGCTCGCTGTGGAAGCCGGTCGTGCCGCAACTGCGGCACGACCACCCTGGTCTCGGGGATTTCCTCAGCGCCCTTGCGTACACCCCGGAATGGCTCTTGCTGCTGTTGTTGCTCGGGTTCGCGCTCCTCGGCAGCGGCCCGCACAGCGTGGACTGGCGCTATGCGTCGCGCAAGGGCGGGCGTTCATCGGCCGGCGGGTTGAAACGTTCGTGCAGATGGGTGTAGATGCTGACCACCAGGCACACCCCGGCTGCGGTCGCGAGCATGCTGAACCCGGTTTCGATCCTGCTGAGCAACCCGCCGCAGAGCGCCCCGGAGGCGAAGGAGAGGAGCAGAAGGAAATAGCCCAGCCATTCGGAGTAGTCGCCGCCGCTGATGTGCCGCTCGATGCCTTGCCCCATCTTGACCCATGTGCCCGTCACATAGCTGAGCGGGATGGACACCTCGCCGCTTGCGTTGTTGAACGACGTGTTCAACGCGCCGACCCCGAAAGCGACGAAGAGGACGGTGTACAAGTCGATGTTCTCTGAGCCCCAGTCGACGATCGCGTCGAAGACGGCAGCCGCGATCAACGCGAGCGTGGCGAGCATGGTCGGGCCGTGCGGATGCCCCGACCAGAAGTGCCGACGGCAGAGCGAGGCGACGACCACCCCGCTGAGAAAGGAAAGCAGGATCAAGGCCGCCGCGACACCGAACGCCCCCTGGCCTCGGAAATAACTCAGCACCGCGCGCTCGGTGTTGCCGGTCATGAAGGTGACGAAATAGCCCTCGGTGTGGATGAACGCCGAGGCGCCGAGCAGGCCCGCCAAGGCGGCGAGAACCCACGAGAGGCGGGCTTCTCCGTCGAACAAGGCTTTCCTGCGCTCTTCGCTGGGCTGTTTCACGCTCGCGGTCCTCCGTCAGTGTGGGTGTTCCTCATGATCAGAACACCAGCATAGCCAGAACCTGAGGAATTGATCGTGTGATCGGCAACCCACTCGGCGGCGCCATGCGGACATGACAGAGTCCTCGCGCATCGGCGAGGCCGATTTCCGCGGCGTCCGGTGGATGGTGCTTCTGCGCCGCTGCCAGTTCTGAGGCGGACCAGTCAGGCGTTGACCTGGGACACCGCCTCGGCGAGCGGTTCGAGCACCGCGGGGGTGTGCGGCGGCGGGAGGTAGAAAATGGCCAGATCGACCCCGGCGGCCTTGAAGGCCGCAGTCTCCGCCGCGGTCTTCGCGTAGTCGTGGTCTTCGCTCAGACGAATATGCGTCGAGGTGGTGATCTCTTTCGGATCGCGGCCGACGGCGGCGCAGTGCTCGTGCAGGATCGCGAGTTTGCGGGTGAAGTCCTCGGGCGACCCATTCGGGACGTTCCAATGCTGCGCGTACTGGGCGACGAAGCGCAAGGTCTTTTTCTCGCCGCCGCCGCCGATGCAGATCGGCGGATGCGGCTGCTGCACGCCTTTGGGCTCGTTCCTGGCCTCGTGGAGCTGGTAGTGCTTGCCGTCAAAGGTCGTCGTCTCTTGTGTGAGCAGGCTGATGAGGATCTGGGTGGCCTCCTCGAAGCGCTCGAAGCGTTCCTTGACGGAGCCGAGTTCGATGCCGTACGCGCCGGACTCCTCCTCGTTCCACCCGGCGCCGATGCCCAGCTCCAGGCGGCCGTTCGAGATGATGTCGAGCGCAGAGGCCATGTTCGCGAGGACTGCGGGATGGCGGTAGTGGATTCCGGTGACCATGACGCCGACGCGCAGGCGCTTGGTCGCCTGGGCGAGCGCGGCCAGGGTCGTCCAGCCTTCCAAACATGGCCCTGTGGAGTCGGAGAAGATCGGGTAGAAGTGGTCGAAGTTCCACGCCGACTCGAAAAGCTCGATGTCGTCGGCGCTCTGCCACACGGCGAGCATGTCCGACCAGGTGGTGTGTTGGGGCGAGGTTTTGAGGGCGAACCGCATACACGCACCCTAGAACCTGGAGCGCTCTCCACGTCAAGGGGCTTGTCCGCGCAGCGGCTTCCCGAGGCTGCTCCTGGGAGCCAGCTCCCAGGAGCAGCCCGGTCGGCCCCGCGCGGCGAGCGCGGGGAACGCGACCACATAGAATCAAGGGCAAGCCCACCAAGCCAGAAAAGCAGGATTCGATGACACAGACCCATAACCCCGCCGAACTCGGCGCGCGCGTGCACGCCGACGACCGCGCCCACGTCTTCCACTCCTGGAGCGCGCAGGCGAAGATCAACCCTGTGCCGATCGCAGGTGGGGAAGGCTCGTGGTTCTGGGATTTCGAGGGGAACCGCTACCTGGACTTCAGCTCGCAGCTCATCAATGTGAACATCGGGCACGCGCACCCCAAAGTGGTCGAAGCGATTGTCGCCCAGGCCCGCAAGCTCCCGACGTTGCAGCCCGCTTTCTCGAACGAGGCAACAGCCACCCTCGCCCGGCTCATCGCCGAACGATCGCCAGACCCCGCCAGCAAAGTCTTCTTCACCACCGGCGGCCAAGAGGCCAACGAGCACGCGATCCGCATCGCGCGCCGGTTCACCGGACGGGACAAGATCCTTGCCGCCTACCGCTCTTACCACGGCGCGGGCGGGCAGACGATCGGGATCACGGGTGAGCAGAGGCGGTGGGCGAACGAGCCGACCGGGGTCAACGTCGGACGCTTCTTCGGCCCGTATTTGTACCGCTCCGCGTTCCACGCGACGACTGCGGCGGAAGAATCCCAGCGGGCTTTGGAGCACTTGCGGCACGTGATCGAGTTCGAGGGGCCGCAGACGATCGCGGCGGTGATCCTTGAGCCGGTGCCTGGTTCGCCCGGCGTCCTCGTCCCGCCGCCCGGCTATGTCGCCGGGGTGGCCGAACTGTGCCGCAAACACGGGATCTTGTTCATCGCCGACGAGGTCATGGTGGGCTTCGGCCGTGTCGGGGAATGGTTCGCCTCCCATGGGGCGTTCGGGGCCGAGCCGGACCTCATCACCTTCGCGAAAGGCGTGAACTCCGGCTATGTCCCGCTTGGCGGCGTCGTCATCCCCGACCGGGTCGCCTCGTATTTCGACGAGCGCCCGTATCCGGGCGGGCTCACGTACGCGGGGCATCCGCTCGCGTGCGCGGCGGGGGTCGCCTCCATCGAGTTGTTCGAGGAGGAGCAGTTGCTGCCGAAAGCGCGCGAGGTCGGCGAAAGCGTTCTTGGCTCCGGCCTGCGCGCCCTGGCGGACAAGCACGGCCTGGTCGGCGAGGTCCGCGGGCGTGGTTTCTTTTGGGCTCTGGAGCTGGTCGCCGACCGCGCCACCCGTGAGCCGCTCGCTGTCGAGAAGGTGGCCGAGATCGTCGGCGCCGCGAAGTCGCGCGGCGTGTGGGTGTTCGCCCCCGCGAACCGTATCCACGTCGCCCCGCCGCTCACCGCGAGTGTGGAGGAGCTGCAGATCGGCGTCGCGGCCCTGGACGAGGCGCTCGCCGCAGTCGCCGCAGGCTAGCTCGGAGCAGCGCTAGCCCTGCTCGTGGGGCTCGACCCCGTAGATTTCGAGGTAGCGCGCGCGGGATTCCTCTCGGGCGCGCGCAATCTTCGGGTTCTCCAGATCTGCGGGAAGGCCGTGCTTGACGAGCCGGGACACTCGGTTCTGCTTCATGTACGCCCCGGAGAAGACCAAAGCCAGGATGGCCATCAGCAGCACCATCGCGCAGCGCAGCCAGAATTGCCCTGGCACAAACACGAGGATCAGCGCGAAGATCGGCAAGAACGGGACCATGCTGCGCAGCAGGTGCCGGGGCGCGGCCCAGTCGCCCGTCAGATCGTTCTTGACCCAGTCCTGCATCGAGTGCGGCAGGGCGCGTCCGTGCGCGTACCCCCACCATTGCAGAACGTTGGGCCGGCGCTTGTCTGATGTGCTCATAGTGGCAGGGCTCCTGCTTGGATCGCTTTTTGGTTGATGCTGGTGAGGACCCGGTGCAGCTCGCCGAGCTCGTCCCAGTTCGAGCCGAGTCGCGCGATGACCTGCTCGGGCACGCCGAGCGCTTGCTGGCGCAGCGCGACGCCGTCCGCGGTGAGTTCGATGTCGAGTTGGCGCTCGTCGTTGGCGTTGCGCAGCCGTGTGAGCAGGCCTGCGGACGCAAGCCGTTTGAGCAGGGGGGAGATCGTCGCCGAGTCGAGTTGCAGCGCCGCCGCGAGCTCTTTGACCGATTGGGGCGACTTCCCCCAGAGCGCGAGCATGACGAGGTACTGGGGATGGGTCAGGCCGAGCGGGGCGAGAATCGGCCGGTAGACCGACAGGATGGCTCGGTTGGCGACGGCGAGCGCGAAGCATGCCTGGCGTTCGAGGGCTAACGGGTCGTCGAGATCAGTTGCGGCCATGAGAAAATTATATCACGAACAATTCGTGTGCTAACTATTTGTGGTCGAACAAATTTCTCGCAAGCGCGAACATGGAATGGGAAAGTTCTCAAATGCGGCGGACAGCAGTTCCTTCGGCCCGCACTTGCCGGCCAAGACCGCCCCGTCAGGGGTTGTTGCTGTGCAAGGCCGTGTTGAGCGTGATGCCGCGGCCCGACCTCGGGAGGACCTCGACGGCTCCGGTGAGGGAGTTGCGCCGCCACAAGAGGTTCGCGACGCCAGAGAGCGCGCGCGCCGCGACCACGTCGCCCTCTGGTGTGGTCACTTTCGTGCCTGCGGTGATGTAGAGGCCGGCTTCCACGACGCAGTCGTCCCCGAGGCTGATGCCGATCCCGGCATTGGCGCCGATCAGGCTGCGCTGGCCGACCGAGATGACCTCTTTCCCGCCCCCGGACAGCGTGCCCATGATGGAGGCCCCGCCGCCGACGTCGGAGCCGTCGCCGATCACCACGCCCGCGGAGATCCGCCCCTCCACCATGCTGGCCCCGAGGGTCCCCGCGTTGAAGTTGACGAAACCTTCGTGCATGACCGTGGTCCCCTCGGCCAAGTGCGCTCCGAGCCGCACACGGTCGGCGTCGGCGACGCGCACCCCGGTCGGCAGGACGTAGTCGACCATCCTCGGGAATTTGTCCACGCTCAGCACTTGGACCGGGCCCCGGGCGCGCAGCCTGCGCCGGGTCGCCTCGAAATCAGCGGGGGAGCACGGCCCGTGATTGGTCCACACCACATTCGAGAGCAAGCCGAACACCCCGGTCAAGTTCGCCTCGTGCGGGCGGATCAGACGGTGGCTGAGCAAGTGCAGCCGCAAATACACGTCATAGGCGTCCGCCGGAGGCTCGGCAAGGTTCGCGATCCGAGTCTGCACTGCGGACACCGTGACGTCGCGCTCTGGAT from Segniliparus rotundus DSM 44985 includes:
- a CDS encoding DoxX family protein, with translation MRETARSLVDLVTRVSVGYLFVSGALDHKITGTRFVRSFQDWGFPQPQLLAPAVGWCELVFGALLALGAFSRLSASVLAAVMVGSLWKPVVPQLRHDHPGLGDFLSALAYTPEWLLLLLLLGFALLGSGPHSVDWRYASRKGGRSSAGGLKRSCRWV
- the dapD gene encoding 2,3,4,5-tetrahydropyridine-2,6-dicarboxylate N-succinyltransferase, with translation MNDTAGAYRQIGAGGDGLATLTPAGVVLDVWFPEPELGDFAQSGTSALDGPSGADGLLALAGADPERDVTVSAVQTRIANLAEPPADAYDVYLRLHLLSHRLIRPHEANLTGVFGLLSNVVWTNHGPCSPADFEATRRRLRARGPVQVLSVDKFPRMVDYVLPTGVRVADADRVRLGAHLAEGTTVMHEGFVNFNAGTLGASMVEGRISAGVVIGDGSDVGGGASIMGTLSGGGKEVISVGQRSLIGANAGIGISLGDDCVVEAGLYITAGTKVTTPEGDVVAARALSGVANLLWRRNSLTGAVEVLPRSGRGITLNTALHSNNP
- a CDS encoding aspartate aminotransferase family protein, which codes for MTQTHNPAELGARVHADDRAHVFHSWSAQAKINPVPIAGGEGSWFWDFEGNRYLDFSSQLINVNIGHAHPKVVEAIVAQARKLPTLQPAFSNEATATLARLIAERSPDPASKVFFTTGGQEANEHAIRIARRFTGRDKILAAYRSYHGAGGQTIGITGEQRRWANEPTGVNVGRFFGPYLYRSAFHATTAAEESQRALEHLRHVIEFEGPQTIAAVILEPVPGSPGVLVPPPGYVAGVAELCRKHGILFIADEVMVGFGRVGEWFASHGAFGAEPDLITFAKGVNSGYVPLGGVVIPDRVASYFDERPYPGGLTYAGHPLACAAGVASIELFEEEQLLPKAREVGESVLGSGLRALADKHGLVGEVRGRGFFWALELVADRATREPLAVEKVAEIVGAAKSRGVWVFAPANRIHVAPPLTASVEELQIGVAALDEALAAVAAG
- a CDS encoding YoaK family protein; translation: MKQPSEERRKALFDGEARLSWVLAALAGLLGASAFIHTEGYFVTFMTGNTERAVLSYFRGQGAFGVAAALILLSFLSGVVVASLCRRHFWSGHPHGPTMLATLALIAAAVFDAIVDWGSENIDLYTVLFVAFGVGALNTSFNNASGEVSIPLSYVTGTWVKMGQGIERHISGGDYSEWLGYFLLLLSFASGALCGGLLSRIETGFSMLATAAGVCLVVSIYTHLHERFNPPADERPPLRDA
- a CDS encoding LLM class F420-dependent oxidoreductase, which translates into the protein MRFALKTSPQHTTWSDMLAVWQSADDIELFESAWNFDHFYPIFSDSTGPCLEGWTTLAALAQATKRLRVGVMVTGIHYRHPAVLANMASALDIISNGRLELGIGAGWNEEESGAYGIELGSVKERFERFEEATQILISLLTQETTTFDGKHYQLHEARNEPKGVQQPHPPICIGGGGEKKTLRFVAQYAQHWNVPNGSPEDFTRKLAILHEHCAAVGRDPKEITTSTHIRLSEDHDYAKTAAETAAFKAAGVDLAIFYLPPPHTPAVLEPLAEAVSQVNA
- a CDS encoding DUF5313 family protein; translation: MSTSDKRRPNVLQWWGYAHGRALPHSMQDWVKNDLTGDWAAPRHLLRSMVPFLPIFALILVFVPGQFWLRCAMVLLMAILALVFSGAYMKQNRVSRLVKHGLPADLENPKIARAREESRARYLEIYGVEPHEQG
- a CDS encoding MarR family winged helix-turn-helix transcriptional regulator, with amino-acid sequence MAATDLDDPLALERQACFALAVANRAILSVYRPILAPLGLTHPQYLVMLALWGKSPQSVKELAAALQLDSATISPLLKRLASAGLLTRLRNANDERQLDIELTADGVALRQQALGVPEQVIARLGSNWDELGELHRVLTSINQKAIQAGALPL